The proteins below come from a single Prochlorococcus marinus str. MIT 9215 genomic window:
- a CDS encoding chlorophyll a/b binding light-harvesting protein, whose translation MLQTYGKSDVTYDWYAGNSGVVGRSGKFIAAHAAHAGLMMFWAGAFGLFELARYDASIPMGAQKAIVLPHLAGIGIGGVENGVITEPYGIVVICTLHLIFSAVLGAGGLLHSNKFAGDLGDYPENSKPQKFDFEWDDPDKLTFILGHHLIFLGLGAIMFVEWARIHGIYDPAIGSTRQVVYNLDIAAIWNHQFDFLKIDSLEDVMGGHAFLAFLEIIGGVFHICTKQFGEYTEFKGKGLLGAEAILSYSVVGVSYMAFVAAFWCASNTTIYPVDLYGEPLKLQFEFAPYFTDTVDLGSGAYSSRAWLANTHFYLGFFFLQGHLWHALRAMGFDFKKIGQAFDNIENTKITQN comes from the coding sequence GTGTTACAAACTTACGGAAAATCTGATGTCACCTATGACTGGTACGCAGGGAATTCTGGTGTTGTAGGCCGTTCAGGTAAATTCATAGCTGCTCATGCTGCCCATGCAGGCCTAATGATGTTTTGGGCAGGAGCTTTTGGATTATTTGAATTGGCACGTTACGACGCCAGTATTCCAATGGGTGCACAGAAAGCAATTGTTTTGCCTCACCTAGCGGGTATTGGAATTGGTGGCGTTGAAAATGGTGTTATTACTGAACCTTATGGAATTGTTGTAATCTGCACATTACATCTAATTTTTTCAGCAGTATTGGGTGCAGGTGGATTACTACACTCCAATAAATTTGCAGGTGATCTTGGAGACTATCCAGAAAATAGTAAGCCACAAAAATTTGATTTTGAATGGGATGATCCAGATAAATTAACTTTTATTCTTGGTCATCATTTAATTTTTCTTGGGCTTGGAGCAATCATGTTTGTTGAATGGGCTCGTATACATGGAATTTACGACCCAGCAATAGGATCTACCAGGCAAGTTGTTTACAATTTAGATATTGCAGCTATCTGGAATCATCAATTTGATTTTTTAAAAATAGATAGTTTAGAAGATGTTATGGGAGGACATGCTTTCCTAGCTTTCCTTGAAATAATTGGAGGAGTTTTCCATATTTGTACTAAACAATTTGGAGAATATACAGAATTCAAAGGAAAAGGATTACTAGGTGCTGAGGCAATTTTGTCATACTCAGTGGTGGGTGTATCTTATATGGCTTTTGTTGCTGCATTTTGGTGTGCTTCAAATACAACTATATATCCAGTTGATTTATATGGAGAGCCCTTAAAGCTTCAATTTGAATTTGCACCATATTTTACTGATACAGTAGATTTAGGTTCAGGTGCATATAGTTCAAGAGCTTGGCTTGCTAATACTCATTTTTATTTGGGTTTCTTTTTCTTACAAGGTCATCTTTGGCATGCACTAAGAGCAATGGGATTTGACTTTAAGAAAATTGGTCAAGCTTTTGACAACATTGAAAATACAAAAATTACTCAAAACTAA
- a CDS encoding DUF3386 domain-containing protein — MDNLKEINCKEIFRKAYERRYTWRNDFKGYQGKCIFLRNNIIHKGSFALGKDFKPNIQKIEDENIVKSIASQLFEVCIHRVKREFESVHSENNFNLLKNSESGILMNVSGKNQGDKYRVKNDCINMVYRTIHGSIIEIFVEEFLDTGKGFLSKKYSSQQIDPNTLKAKSQKLEYEDEFVNIDKKDYWILSSRTIKYLNQNKEEETQKFVFDDIRLLN; from the coding sequence ATGGATAATCTAAAAGAAATTAACTGTAAGGAGATTTTTAGAAAGGCTTATGAAAGAAGGTATACTTGGAGAAATGATTTTAAAGGTTACCAAGGTAAATGTATTTTTTTGAGAAATAATATTATTCACAAAGGTAGTTTCGCTTTAGGTAAAGATTTTAAACCAAATATTCAAAAAATAGAAGATGAGAATATTGTTAAAAGTATTGCCTCTCAATTATTTGAAGTGTGTATACATAGGGTAAAGAGAGAATTCGAATCTGTTCATTCAGAAAATAATTTTAATTTACTCAAAAATTCTGAGAGTGGGATTTTAATGAATGTTTCAGGCAAGAATCAAGGTGATAAGTATAGGGTAAAAAATGACTGTATTAATATGGTCTATAGAACAATTCATGGAAGTATAATTGAAATTTTTGTAGAAGAATTTTTAGATACAGGAAAAGGTTTCCTTAGTAAAAAATATAGTAGTCAACAAATTGATCCAAATACACTTAAGGCAAAATCTCAGAAATTAGAATACGAGGATGAATTTGTGAATATAGATAAAAAGGATTATTGGATATTAAGTTCTAGAACAATTAAATACCTAAACCAAAATAAAGAAGAAGAGACACAAAAATTTGTTTTCGATGATATACGTTTATTAAATTAG
- a CDS encoding DUF1824 family protein, whose protein sequence is MEINKLVDLNNCRTAPQLSNSQEKKLLEELELILFNTDWITIGIMAPSDNRAIEALQSISKKYSSIKFRDLSSLHADGYVFLKANQKTGNVFVRSENGLGEGILITCQYNEDNKDSNTFGPLPLDFFR, encoded by the coding sequence ATGGAAATAAATAAATTAGTTGATTTAAATAATTGTAGAACTGCACCCCAATTAAGTAATAGTCAAGAAAAAAAACTTTTGGAGGAACTAGAATTAATTCTTTTTAATACCGATTGGATAACAATAGGAATAATGGCACCTAGCGATAATAGAGCCATTGAAGCATTACAATCAATTTCTAAGAAATATTCCTCAATAAAATTTCGTGATTTAAGCTCCCTACATGCTGATGGATACGTTTTTTTAAAGGCCAATCAAAAAACTGGTAATGTTTTTGTTAGATCTGAAAATGGCCTTGGAGAAGGAATTTTAATAACATGTCAGTATAATGAGGATAATAAAGACTCTAATACTTTTGGACCATTGCCATTAGATTTTTTTAGATAA
- the fldA gene encoding flavodoxin FldA translates to MTVGIYYATTTGKTEDVADRLHNFISSAESPKDVSDVDDLSEFEGLDGIICGIPTWNTGADEERSGTAWDSILEDIGELSLSGKKVAIFGLGDSSTYTENYCDAMEELHSYFIKAGAEMVGYVDKSTYTFDESKSVIGESFCGLPLDEDSESDLTDSRLETWASQLKGEIPALA, encoded by the coding sequence ATGACTGTAGGAATTTATTACGCAACTACAACCGGAAAAACTGAAGACGTAGCTGATCGTCTTCACAACTTTATTTCTTCAGCAGAATCACCTAAAGATGTATCTGATGTAGATGATCTTTCAGAATTTGAAGGTCTTGATGGAATTATCTGTGGCATTCCTACTTGGAATACTGGTGCGGATGAAGAAAGGTCAGGAACTGCATGGGATTCAATTTTAGAGGATATTGGTGAATTAAGTTTATCAGGGAAAAAAGTTGCAATTTTTGGTTTAGGAGATTCTTCTACCTACACAGAAAACTATTGTGATGCAATGGAAGAGCTTCATAGCTACTTCATTAAAGCAGGTGCAGAAATGGTAGGTTATGTAGATAAATCTACTTATACATTTGATGAATCTAAAAGTGTTATTGGAGAAAGCTTTTGCGGATTACCTCTTGATGAGGATAGTGAATCCGATTTGACCGATTCACGTCTTGAAACATGGGCTTCTCAGCTTAAGGGTGAAATTCCCGCATTGGCGTAA
- a CDS encoding phenylpyruvate tautomerase MIF-related protein: protein MPFINISTSAKIEDKKKLLEEISILVSSLTNKSKRFVMAKLADNYEMYFEDESPCCFLEIKSIGSLNPSEMAKPISEFVHERMGIPKDRIYISFEDVPASFWAWNGRTFG, encoded by the coding sequence ATGCCCTTCATTAATATCTCAACGTCAGCAAAAATAGAGGATAAGAAAAAATTACTTGAAGAGATCTCAATATTAGTTTCGTCTTTAACAAATAAATCGAAAAGATTTGTTATGGCTAAATTAGCTGATAATTACGAAATGTATTTTGAAGATGAAAGCCCTTGTTGCTTTTTAGAGATCAAGTCAATAGGCTCTTTAAATCCTTCAGAGATGGCAAAGCCAATATCCGAGTTTGTACATGAGAGAATGGGAATTCCAAAAGATAGGATTTATATCTCTTTCGAAGATGTGCCCGCTTCATTTTGGGCATGGAATGGGAGAACATTTGGTTAA
- a CDS encoding methyltransferase domain-containing protein: protein MEVLNNYQRKKLDETNDEEFYSDPKFVYHLDANFRQYLSDLYESEISNNSIVLDLMSSWDSYLPKGKNYKKVIGHGLNKQELKKNKIFDSYWIQNFNLNQEIPLDQESVDYCLMVAAWQYLQYPEKITKEISRILSCQGKFIIAFSNRAFWHKAPNIWTESSEEERVQYVRKVLILNGFHEPKIIKKFNEPSLNLFNFLNKDPFYCLIATKK, encoded by the coding sequence TTGGAAGTTTTAAATAATTATCAAAGAAAAAAACTTGATGAGACTAATGATGAAGAATTTTATTCAGATCCAAAATTTGTTTATCATCTAGATGCAAACTTCAGACAATATCTTTCAGATCTTTATGAAAGTGAAATTAGTAATAATTCAATTGTCCTTGATTTAATGTCCAGTTGGGATAGTTATTTACCTAAAGGGAAAAATTATAAAAAAGTTATTGGACATGGATTAAACAAGCAAGAACTTAAAAAAAACAAGATTTTTGATTCTTATTGGATACAAAATTTCAATTTAAATCAAGAAATTCCGCTAGATCAAGAAAGTGTTGATTATTGCTTAATGGTGGCAGCATGGCAATATTTACAATATCCAGAGAAAATAACAAAAGAAATCTCGAGAATTTTGAGTTGTCAAGGTAAATTTATTATTGCTTTTTCAAACAGAGCATTTTGGCATAAAGCTCCTAATATATGGACTGAATCTTCTGAAGAAGAAAGAGTCCAATATGTAAGAAAAGTATTAATCCTAAACGGATTTCATGAGCCAAAAATTATTAAAAAATTTAATGAACCATCACTTAATTTATTTAATTTTTTAAATAAAGATCCATTTTATTGTTTAATCGCGACTAAAAAGTAA